The stretch of DNA CGACTCTTATACCGGTGTTATTGTTTTCTAAATTACACAATATTTATATCATTATCCTATTGGTTTCTACTTTATGGTTAGGAGTGATTGGATTTTTAGATGATTATATCAAAGTCTTTAAAAAGAATAAAGAAGGTCTTAAAGGAAAATTTAAAGTCGTTGGACAAATCGGCTTAGGTTTAGTTGTAGGAGTAATGCTTTATTTTAGTGATTCAGTAACGGTTAAGAAACAAATTGATCGTGCGGATCATGTGACACAGTTAGAATATAAACCAGTAAAATTTGGACCAGAAGAGAAAAGTTTAGATACGACGATGCCTTTCGTTAAAGGAAATGAATTTAACTATTCTGATTTTCTTTTTTGGATGGATGCTGATAATAAAGCGGTATGGGGAGGTGTAATCTTTGTTATTGCTGTTATTTTTATCATTACAGCTGTTTCTAATGGAGCAAATCTTACAGATGGTATAGATGGGCTAGCGGCAGGGACTTCAGCTGTCATTCTTTGTGCATTGGCATTATTTGTTTTTGTATCAGGTAACATCATTTTTGCCGATTATTTGAACATTATGTTCATCCCTCGTTCAGAAGAGGTTTTAATTTTCTGTGGTGCATTTTTAGGTGCTTTAATAGGATTTATTTGGTACAATACATATCCAGCTCAGGTGTTTATGGGAGATACCGGAAGTTTAACAATTGGAGGTTTAATTGCTGTTTTAGCAATTATTCTTCGTAAAGAGTTGTTATTGCCTATTTTATGCGGAATTTTCTTTGCAGAAAATCTATCTGTTGTATTGCAAGTATCTTACTTTAAATATACCAAAAAGAAATATGGGGAAGGTCGCCGTATTTTTTTAATGTCGCCTTTACATCATCATTATCAGAAACTTGGGTATCACGAATCAAAAATTGTTGTAAGAGCCATCATTATTGGAATCATTTTAGCCGTAATATCGGTTATTACATTAAAAATTAGATAACCAATGAAAAGATTAGTTGTTTTAGGTGGTGGTGAAAGTGGAGTTGGTACAGCCATCTTAGGGAAAAAAGAAAATTTTGATGTATTCCTTTCAGATATGGGAAGCATCAAACCCAAATATAAAGCCATGTTGGAAGAACACGGGATTGCTTATGAAGAAGGTCAACATACAGAAGAATTAATTCTGAATGCTGATTTGGTCATGAAAAGTCCGGGGATTCCTAAAAAGGCCGCGCTAATTCAGAAATTAAAAGGGAATGGAATCTCTGTAATTTCTGAGATTGAATTTGCTTCTCGTTATACGGATGCAAAAATTATTGCAATTACAGGATCAAATGGTAAAACAACAACGTCTAGTTTAATGTACCATATCCTAAAGCAAGCTGGATTAAATGTTGGATTAGGAGGAAATATTGGGACAAGTTTTGCTTTATTAGTCGCTGAAGAAAATTATGATTATTTCGTATTAGAAATTAGTAGTTTTCAATTGGACGATATCGACACTTTTAAGCCGAATGTTGCCATCTTATTAAACATTACACCAGATCATTTAGATGAGTATGATTATAGTTTTGATAAGTATGCTCAAGCTAAATTCAGGATTACTGAAAACCAAGACGAGAATGATTATTTCATTTACAATCTCGATGACGAAAAAACAATCTCGATGATGAATGAAATAACTATTCGCGCCAATCAAAACCCATTTACTATGAAAGATGCTAATCAAAATTCTTATGCGAATGATGATTGGTTTTTTATCAATGATCAAGAAGGCGGATTAAAGATGTCGATTAACGAACTAAGTTTGTTAGGAAAACATAACATTTCGAATTCACTAGCCGCAGCTACAGCAGCTAACATTTTAAAAATTAAAAAAGACTCAATTAAAAAGAGTCTAATGGATTTCAAATCAGTAGAACACCGATTAGAATCTGTTTCAAAAATTAAAGGTGTAGAATACATTAATGATTCTAAAGCTACCAATGTCAATGCGACATATTTTGCTTTAGAAAGTATGAAGAAACCCGTCGTGTGGATTGTTGGTGGAAAAGATAAAGGAAACAATTACAATGAAATTTTACCATTTGTAAAAAGTAAAGTGAAAGCTATTGTTTGTCTTGGAGCTGACAATACAAAAATTGTTGACTTCTTCTCTCCATTTATTCCAACAATTGTAGAGACTAATACCATGAAAGATTGTGTAGAACAATCGAGTAAATTGGCAGAAAATGGTGATATTGTTTTATTATCACCTGCATGTGCTAGTTTCGATTTATTTTCAGGGTATGAAGACCGAGGAAATCAATTTAAAGAGCAAGTAAAAAAAAATATAAAATAAGAAAAAACGTCACGTTTCTAAATGGGGAATTTATTTCAGAAAATATTTAAAGGGGATAAATCATTATGGTCATTCATTTTGGTATTATCCATCTTTTCATTCTTACCAGTATATTCAGCAAGTTCAAACTTGGTATATACTGTAGGAACGGGTACAGTATTTTCTCACTTATTTAAACATGGTTCTTTCTTGATGGTGGGATTATTCATTATCTATGTCATTCAAAAATTTGATTATAGATATTTCGGAATATTCGCATTATCAGCAGTTATACTGCTATTTTTCCTCTTGATTTTTACGCTTGTTCAGGGACAAACCATTGGAGGAGCTAATGCCTCACGTTGGATAATGATTCCCGGAATTGGGGTAGGAATTCAACCTTCTACCATTGCTTCTCAAGCATTGTTAATCTACATTGCACGATTTTTAACGAAGCATCGTGGAAAAGAATATACTTGGAGTATTGTTTCAGTACAGTTATTAATTCCAATGATTGCCATTATTGGTGCAATTTTTCCATCGAATGGTTCGACTGCATTAATGCTAGCCGTAATGTGTGGCACGTTATTGGTAATTGGTGGTTTTCCGTTCAAGTACCTTGCTGTGATTGGTTCGATTGGAGCAGCATTTGCTGGGCTTTTTGTTTGGGCAGCATTAACCTTTTCAGATGTATTTACAAATACGCGTGTTCACACTTGGATTTCGCGTATTGAAAAATTCATGTCGGATGATGCACAAACAACTTTAGAATCGTACCAGGTGTTACATGCTAAAGCTGCAATTGCAAGAGGAATTACGGAGATGGCAGGACCAGGAAAATCAGTTTTTAAACAAACGTTACCCCAATCTTCGTCGGATTTTATTTTTGCAATTATTGTCGAAGAATATGGCGCTATAGGAGCAATTTTATTAGTCTGTACTTTTTTAGTCATTCTATTTAGAATATGCGTTATTGCTTCTAAAATACATACAGTATTTGGGACATTATTGGTTTTTGCGGTAGGAATTCCTATTGTTTTCCAAGCCATGATTAATATGGCCGTAGCGGTTAATTTAATTCCTGTAACGGGACAACCCTTACCGATGATCAGTTATGGGGGAACTGCTATGTGGATGACCTGTGTTTCATTTGGTATTATTTTGAGTGTTAGTACTCAAATTAAAACCAAAGAAGAGTTAATTGAAGAACGAAAAAGATATACAAATCAAGATGACATCGAAGACATCGCCTAAGGTTTTAATTTCTGGCGGAGGAACTGGTGGACATATCTATCCAGCAATTGCTATAGCAGATGAAATCAAGCGTCGTTTACCGAACGCTCAAATTTTATTTGTAGGAGCAGATAGTAAGATGGAAATGGAGAAGGTACCAAAAGCTGGATATGACATAAAAGGATTACCAATTGCAGGTTTTGATCGCAGCAATATGAAGGCGAATTTAAAGTTCCCTTTTAAAGTGATCAAAAGCTTATCATTAGCCAAGAAAATCTACAACGATTTTCAGCCTGATTTAGCTGTTGGTACTGGTGGTTATGCAAGTGGTCCTATGCTATGGATCGCAGGAAAGAATAATGTTCCTTATGTTTTGCAAGAACAAAATTCGTTTCCAGGAGTAACCAACAAAATTTTAAAAAACAAAGCTAGTGTTATTTGTATAGCTTATGAAAATATTGCTCAATTTCCAGTAGAAAAAGTGAAGTATACTGGGAATCCTATACGAAGTGAGATTTTTACTAATTTACCTTCAAAGGCAGAAGCGATTCAACAATTTAATTTGAATCCTGATTTACCAACCCTTTTATCGGTTGGGGGATCTCAAGGATCTCGAGCAGTAAATAATGCTTGGTTAGAAAAATTAGATGAATTAGTTGCAAGTAAAGTTCAATTGATTTGGCAAACAGGTAAATTGGATTATCAAAAGATCAAATCGATAGTAGGAGATCAATACCCTACAATCCATGTAACGGAATTTATCTATAATATGCAAGATGCCTATGCTGCTGCAGATTGTATTGTTTCAAGAGCAGGAGCGATGGCAATATCGGAATTAAGTATTATTGGAAAACCAACAATATTACTTCCTTTACCTTCTGCTGCCGAAGATCATCAAACAAAAAATGCAATGGCTTTGGTGCAACAAGAGGCTGCTATTTTAATCAAAGATAGCGAAGCAAAAGAAAAATTAGTTCCAACGGTCATTGCTTTGGCAAACGATGGAGCATTAAAGAATAAATTATCAAACAATATCAAAACATTGGGTAAACCAAATGCGACAAAAGAAATTGTTGATATCTTATTGAATTTATTATAATGGGAATTTTAGATAAAACATATTATTATTTTATAGGTGCCGGAGGAATCGGAATGAGTGCCTT from Faecalibacter sp. LW9 encodes:
- the mraY gene encoding phospho-N-acetylmuramoyl-pentapeptide-transferase, which gives rise to MLYYLFDYLNELNIPGARMFQYTSFRAGMAILLGMFISLFYGKRIISYLRREQMGEIVRDLGLKGQVEKAGTPTMGGIIIIVATLIPVLLFSKLHNIYIIILLVSTLWLGVIGFLDDYIKVFKKNKEGLKGKFKVVGQIGLGLVVGVMLYFSDSVTVKKQIDRADHVTQLEYKPVKFGPEEKSLDTTMPFVKGNEFNYSDFLFWMDADNKAVWGGVIFVIAVIFIITAVSNGANLTDGIDGLAAGTSAVILCALALFVFVSGNIIFADYLNIMFIPRSEEVLIFCGAFLGALIGFIWYNTYPAQVFMGDTGSLTIGGLIAVLAIILRKELLLPILCGIFFAENLSVVLQVSYFKYTKKKYGEGRRIFLMSPLHHHYQKLGYHESKIVVRAIIIGIILAVISVITLKIR
- the murD gene encoding UDP-N-acetylmuramoyl-L-alanine--D-glutamate ligase, with product MKRLVVLGGGESGVGTAILGKKENFDVFLSDMGSIKPKYKAMLEEHGIAYEEGQHTEELILNADLVMKSPGIPKKAALIQKLKGNGISVISEIEFASRYTDAKIIAITGSNGKTTTSSLMYHILKQAGLNVGLGGNIGTSFALLVAEENYDYFVLEISSFQLDDIDTFKPNVAILLNITPDHLDEYDYSFDKYAQAKFRITENQDENDYFIYNLDDEKTISMMNEITIRANQNPFTMKDANQNSYANDDWFFINDQEGGLKMSINELSLLGKHNISNSLAAATAANILKIKKDSIKKSLMDFKSVEHRLESVSKIKGVEYINDSKATNVNATYFALESMKKPVVWIVGGKDKGNNYNEILPFVKSKVKAIVCLGADNTKIVDFFSPFIPTIVETNTMKDCVEQSSKLAENGDIVLLSPACASFDLFSGYEDRGNQFKEQVKKNIK
- a CDS encoding FtsW/RodA/SpoVE family cell cycle protein, producing MGNLFQKIFKGDKSLWSFILVLSIFSFLPVYSASSNLVYTVGTGTVFSHLFKHGSFLMVGLFIIYVIQKFDYRYFGIFALSAVILLFFLLIFTLVQGQTIGGANASRWIMIPGIGVGIQPSTIASQALLIYIARFLTKHRGKEYTWSIVSVQLLIPMIAIIGAIFPSNGSTALMLAVMCGTLLVIGGFPFKYLAVIGSIGAAFAGLFVWAALTFSDVFTNTRVHTWISRIEKFMSDDAQTTLESYQVLHAKAAIARGITEMAGPGKSVFKQTLPQSSSDFIFAIIVEEYGAIGAILLVCTFLVILFRICVIASKIHTVFGTLLVFAVGIPIVFQAMINMAVAVNLIPVTGQPLPMISYGGTAMWMTCVSFGIILSVSTQIKTKEELIEERKRYTNQDDIEDIA
- the murG gene encoding undecaprenyldiphospho-muramoylpentapeptide beta-N-acetylglucosaminyltransferase; amino-acid sequence: MTSKTSPKVLISGGGTGGHIYPAIAIADEIKRRLPNAQILFVGADSKMEMEKVPKAGYDIKGLPIAGFDRSNMKANLKFPFKVIKSLSLAKKIYNDFQPDLAVGTGGYASGPMLWIAGKNNVPYVLQEQNSFPGVTNKILKNKASVICIAYENIAQFPVEKVKYTGNPIRSEIFTNLPSKAEAIQQFNLNPDLPTLLSVGGSQGSRAVNNAWLEKLDELVASKVQLIWQTGKLDYQKIKSIVGDQYPTIHVTEFIYNMQDAYAAADCIVSRAGAMAISELSIIGKPTILLPLPSAAEDHQTKNAMALVQQEAAILIKDSEAKEKLVPTVIALANDGALKNKLSNNIKTLGKPNATKEIVDILLNLL